The following proteins are co-located in the Sulfurovum sp. TSL6 genome:
- a CDS encoding ATP-binding protein produces the protein MVSELVKVTLINSADYGFGEFDFRGNTLLTGTNGAGKTTLIRAGLFFYYPKLDKKDLGIQAQKKSFTDYYLPADTSNTYVVYQYNNQNGKNMVVLFREEEQRKMRFKFFSFGEIQEIDMKSLFFDGQIAKLPNDLFTSLRTLCTSESRNISTATKFERIIYGTIDDTELRKYSPFQGKRISSNENNLVGKTIRNIFVNNRIDSESIKSILTSAIDNSSSSGFRLSKFKEDTRIILLKKEEIERVDKKRPIADEIVSLYDSVNNNLQIINDTAISIKMRYVYVMNELTTLKAEEVEIRKALNLVSDKKDKQDREHKNLETQATKREGIYEERLKDAHKKRKEYLEKDIDSKAKEVAQLDTMREQHSSLYRQIVVLESKAEDLTRELKQEVEASKQRLESVKFKEKEELLLMQKAHADEREVQLDELQKAYNKEEVLINDKEEELKEKQNQLTDKKITKNDELSKIKYASHETEEMITLREKIDTLKTKKEELSLEEAVLSDNMREQDQALESANREEETLITAKINAADIKKAPLVSIVKKVESLIKYEEGTVIDFILKNDIVRKDEVISLLSNEVLLKKDAEPTYFENESSLSIYGVVLQNIEIKDIAYWEKEKKQAESQISEINVHLNGETTRIQDEFSSKRMMIEKDRQKINKRKSEISIEVSRVETSILSNTTTLIGLESQAQDEKKNRIAARQKEIDELVVVEKSIQEDVTILKRERNQNKLLLEQNKEAIKREILQKLEVALHRAKEIYAGLMKDIIREIEEQEENIEKIQHKEGVDVDTIKQLKRKVEDISSHIKRVDSFSGEVTLYMQFKKEYIDKIDDIEYELNEIQNKNEQEKKTREAERKKVAEEIKNIEEKHNQLIAKIKNLHENDIDKYTKLMSSTIETNRFLAYTGRTITAIENLDSLEQVREYQDMHGVSEYIRLTIIQLIARLEAAETQKLFDERQLGYKINNFFSGISDFNFFGLEKVNMEKSGSEENMRVARSVKAFIDKGYTDMVIVELVRFLMLHLSDTSNQIRILEGKLDEIRVYLRKIRTQLGSVTGISVIKSIEIEMPDEDKIKGYQSDSSEILKLLKRLRNEFEERERAFVGQGLFEHFYTQENSKTSPSEDRKLISLLGLINTRLEESKNEELTLEDCFDIRFRVVENNNDSGWQMSLNGIGSEGTDALVKMLINISFLDILKKESIGEGRIHCMIDEIGKLSEGYFKEVIIFGNERGISFINALPAKMLVSTHRNVYKLQKVGDQNVTVPHLLVSREDVVNEDEVLDNA, from the coding sequence ATGGTAAGCGAACTTGTGAAGGTCACATTGATAAACAGCGCTGATTATGGATTTGGGGAATTTGACTTTAGGGGGAATACACTCCTAACAGGTACGAATGGCGCCGGTAAAACTACACTTATCAGGGCAGGACTATTCTTTTATTATCCCAAACTTGATAAAAAAGATCTTGGGATACAAGCTCAGAAAAAGAGTTTCACTGATTATTATCTTCCTGCCGATACTTCAAATACCTATGTGGTTTACCAATATAATAATCAGAACGGGAAGAACATGGTTGTTCTATTCAGAGAAGAAGAGCAGAGAAAGATGCGTTTTAAATTTTTTAGCTTTGGTGAAATACAAGAAATAGATATGAAAAGTCTATTTTTTGATGGACAAATAGCAAAACTACCTAATGATCTGTTTACAAGTCTTAGAACACTGTGTACTTCTGAAAGTCGAAACATTTCTACGGCAACAAAGTTTGAACGGATCATATATGGAACAATAGATGATACCGAACTTAGAAAATATTCCCCTTTTCAAGGTAAGAGAATATCCTCTAATGAAAATAACCTTGTAGGCAAAACGATACGAAATATTTTTGTGAACAACCGCATAGATTCAGAAAGCATAAAAAGTATCCTGACCTCAGCGATAGATAATTCCAGTAGTAGTGGCTTTAGGCTCTCTAAGTTCAAAGAAGACACTAGGATTATTCTTCTCAAAAAAGAGGAGATAGAAAGAGTAGATAAGAAGAGACCTATTGCAGATGAAATTGTTTCCCTCTATGATTCTGTAAATAATAATCTGCAAATAATCAATGACACTGCCATATCTATAAAGATGAGGTATGTGTATGTAATGAATGAGCTTACGACACTAAAAGCAGAAGAGGTAGAGATACGGAAAGCACTAAACCTTGTTTCAGATAAGAAAGATAAGCAGGACAGGGAGCACAAAAACCTTGAAACTCAGGCTACAAAGAGAGAAGGTATCTACGAAGAGAGACTTAAGGATGCTCACAAGAAAAGAAAAGAGTATCTAGAAAAGGATATTGACTCAAAGGCTAAAGAAGTAGCACAGCTAGATACAATGAGAGAACAACACTCTTCTCTTTATAGACAAATAGTGGTACTTGAAAGCAAAGCTGAGGATCTAACACGAGAACTAAAACAAGAAGTTGAAGCAAGTAAGCAGAGACTTGAGAGTGTGAAATTTAAAGAAAAAGAAGAGCTGTTATTAATGCAGAAAGCTCACGCAGATGAACGTGAGGTGCAATTGGATGAGTTGCAGAAAGCATATAATAAAGAAGAAGTACTTATTAACGACAAAGAAGAAGAGCTAAAAGAGAAGCAGAATCAACTCACTGATAAAAAAATCACCAAGAATGATGAACTTTCGAAAATAAAATATGCTTCCCATGAAACAGAAGAAATGATTACACTTAGAGAAAAGATAGATACTTTAAAAACTAAAAAAGAAGAATTGAGTTTAGAAGAAGCAGTCTTATCTGACAACATGCGTGAGCAAGACCAGGCTTTGGAGTCTGCGAATAGAGAAGAAGAAACACTTATAACTGCTAAGATCAATGCTGCAGATATAAAGAAAGCTCCGCTTGTTTCAATAGTTAAAAAAGTAGAAAGCCTCATAAAATATGAGGAGGGCACTGTTATTGATTTTATTTTAAAAAATGACATAGTTCGAAAAGATGAGGTAATTTCCTTACTTAGTAATGAAGTCTTGTTAAAAAAAGATGCTGAGCCAACGTATTTCGAGAATGAGAGTTCCTTGTCAATATATGGTGTTGTATTACAGAATATAGAAATAAAAGATATAGCGTACTGGGAAAAAGAAAAAAAACAGGCAGAATCCCAGATATCTGAAATAAATGTACATCTCAATGGCGAAACTACCAGGATACAGGACGAATTTTCTTCAAAAAGAATGATGATTGAAAAAGACAGACAAAAAATAAATAAAAGAAAGAGCGAGATCTCCATAGAAGTGAGTAGGGTAGAGACATCTATCTTGTCCAACACGACAACACTTATAGGATTGGAATCGCAAGCTCAAGATGAGAAGAAAAATAGAATAGCTGCTCGTCAAAAAGAAATAGATGAGCTTGTTGTAGTGGAAAAAAGTATTCAAGAGGATGTAACGATATTAAAAAGGGAGAGGAATCAAAATAAACTTCTTTTAGAACAAAATAAAGAGGCAATAAAAAGAGAAATCCTTCAAAAACTGGAAGTAGCACTTCATAGAGCAAAAGAGATATATGCGGGATTAATGAAGGACATTATTAGGGAAATAGAAGAGCAGGAAGAGAATATTGAAAAAATACAGCATAAAGAGGGTGTTGATGTAGATACCATAAAGCAGTTAAAAAGAAAAGTGGAAGACATTAGCTCTCATATAAAGAGAGTTGATAGTTTCTCTGGAGAAGTAACGCTTTATATGCAATTTAAAAAAGAATATATTGATAAGATAGATGACATTGAATATGAGTTGAATGAGATACAAAATAAAAATGAACAGGAAAAGAAAACTAGAGAAGCAGAACGGAAAAAAGTTGCTGAAGAGATAAAAAATATAGAGGAAAAACACAATCAACTCATAGCTAAGATAAAGAATCTTCATGAGAATGATATTGATAAGTATACTAAACTCATGTCCTCGACTATAGAGACAAATAGATTTTTGGCTTATACGGGAAGAACAATAACAGCGATAGAAAATCTTGATAGTCTGGAACAAGTAAGAGAATATCAAGATATGCATGGTGTATCTGAATATATAAGACTTACCATTATTCAGCTTATTGCGAGACTGGAAGCTGCAGAGACCCAAAAACTATTTGATGAAAGACAACTTGGATACAAGATAAACAATTTCTTTTCTGGAATTTCGGATTTTAATTTCTTCGGTCTTGAAAAAGTAAATATGGAAAAAAGTGGTTCTGAAGAGAATATGCGTGTTGCAAGAAGTGTGAAAGCTTTTATTGATAAGGGATACACTGATATGGTTATTGTCGAACTTGTCAGATTTCTTATGCTTCACCTTTCAGATACTTCTAACCAGATAAGGATTTTGGAGGGGAAATTAGATGAGATTAGAGTATATTTACGAAAGATAAGAACTCAACTCGGCAGTGTGACAGGGATATCGGTAATAAAGTCTATAGAGATAGAGATGCCGGATGAAGATAAAATCAAAGGTTATCAGAGTGACAGCAGTGAGATACTAAAGCTTCTAAAACGACTAAGGAACGAGTTTGAGGAGAGGGAGAGGGCATTTGTCGGCCAAGGACTCTTTGAGCACTTCTATACGCAAGAGAATAGTAAGACAAGCCCTTCTGAGGATAGGAAACTAATATCACTCCTAGGTTTAATTAATACAAGACTTGAGGAATCAAAAAATGAAGAGCTTACGCTTGAAGATTGTTTTGATATCCGGTTCAGGGTAGTAGAGAACAATAACGATAGCGGGTGGCAAATGTCTCTAAACGGGATAGGTTCTGAAGGAACTGATGCACTCGTCAAGATGCTGATAAATATTTCTTTCCTTGATATCCTTAAAAAAGAAAGTATTGGTGAAGGAAGAATCCATTGTATGATAGATGAAATAGGAAAGCTCTCTGAGGGATATTTTAAAGAGGTAATAATTTTTGGGAACGAAAGAGGAATAAGTTTCATCAATGCACTTCCAGCCAAAATGTTGGTCTCTACACATAGAAATGTATATAAGCTACAAAAAGTAGGGGATCAAAATGTGACTGTTCCACATCTGCTAGTAAGTAGAGAAGATGTAGTGAATGAAGATGAGGTATTGGATAATGCGTAA
- a CDS encoding ATP-dependent endonuclease, translated as MKIKKVTISNFRSIIDIEISFENLMMFIGQNNHGKSNILYAILFFFGEIKVQDLDFFDGTEELYVEILFDNLDEDDKATFNKYLTIDNEILVRKTAYKNGSFEYNGYIQNPQNEYLQESNATNYRSRAAAQELPFYDDLPSEGRLTIDIIQVAQQQYISNNRDRIEFVYELEATNFLGAKNVAQGIFGEIFFIPAVKNINDDLSNNKTSVFTKLYSKVIELVTTNDDDISEIKDQINAQFRKFQKYNEDSTENENRPSELKEFEDRLSGNLREWGVNLEVEILPPDIDEVFKSDVNVWIHDGIKTDINRKGHGLQRAMTFSLIKTFSEHVLSMPEEERPNRQASKSSYFIFEEPELYLHPQAQRALLDLLINLSEDSQVVLCTHSSSLISLDNYKSIAIVRKDGMTNETSITQYQEEIFVGDEKKNFNLLSWINPDRAELFFAKKVILVEGATEKSIIPFIAKKLEVFKFEYTLIDCGSKTQIPYYIHLLNKFKIPYIAVYDKDHQSGKGQQAKDMADRDTNKIEDIIAASIGKSVVFVNDIEEELGMTAGTVSKPFSALEEISKDEFEIPVDLEIKIKEIFS; from the coding sequence GTGAAAATAAAGAAAGTTACGATATCAAACTTTAGGTCTATTATTGATATTGAAATAAGTTTTGAAAATTTAATGATGTTTATAGGACAAAACAACCATGGTAAATCAAATATTTTGTATGCCATACTTTTCTTTTTTGGAGAGATAAAAGTACAGGATTTAGATTTTTTTGATGGTACAGAGGAACTTTATGTAGAAATATTATTTGATAATTTAGATGAAGATGATAAAGCAACTTTCAATAAATATTTAACAATAGATAATGAAATTTTGGTTAGAAAAACCGCTTATAAAAATGGTAGTTTTGAATATAATGGTTATATACAAAATCCTCAAAATGAATATCTACAAGAGTCTAATGCTACTAATTATAGAAGTCGTGCAGCTGCTCAAGAACTACCTTTTTATGATGACCTTCCATCGGAAGGAAGACTGACAATAGATATTATACAAGTAGCACAACAACAATATATTTCAAATAACAGAGACAGAATTGAATTTGTTTATGAATTAGAAGCAACTAATTTCTTAGGTGCAAAAAATGTTGCGCAGGGAATATTCGGAGAAATCTTTTTCATTCCAGCAGTTAAAAATATTAATGATGATTTGTCTAATAATAAAACAAGTGTTTTTACTAAATTATATTCAAAAGTTATTGAATTAGTCACAACAAATGATGATGATATATCTGAGATTAAAGATCAAATAAATGCACAGTTTCGTAAGTTTCAAAAGTATAATGAGGATTCGACGGAGAATGAAAATAGACCTAGTGAGTTAAAAGAGTTTGAGGATAGACTTTCAGGTAATTTAAGAGAATGGGGAGTAAACCTCGAAGTTGAAATTCTTCCACCTGATATTGACGAGGTATTTAAATCGGATGTAAACGTTTGGATACATGATGGTATTAAGACTGACATTAATAGAAAAGGACATGGATTGCAAAGGGCAATGACATTTTCGTTAATAAAAACTTTTTCAGAACATGTATTATCAATGCCAGAAGAAGAAAGACCCAATAGACAAGCATCGAAATCTTCATATTTTATTTTTGAAGAACCAGAATTATATCTTCACCCACAAGCACAAAGAGCATTGCTAGATTTATTAATTAATTTATCTGAAGATAGTCAAGTTGTATTATGTACGCATTCAAGCTCATTAATCAGTTTAGATAATTATAAATCTATTGCAATTGTAAGAAAAGATGGAATGACAAACGAAACGAGTATTACGCAATATCAGGAAGAAATATTTGTAGGAGATGAAAAGAAAAATTTCAACTTGTTGTCTTGGATAAATCCAGATAGAGCAGAGTTGTTTTTTGCTAAAAAAGTAATTTTAGTTGAAGGTGCAACTGAAAAATCAATCATTCCATTTATTGCGAAAAAGCTAGAAGTTTTTAAATTTGAGTATACGTTAATTGATTGTGGCTCTAAAACTCAGATTCCTTATTACATACATTTATTGAACAAGTTTAAAATACCATATATTGCTGTTTATGATAAAGATCATCAATCTGGCAAAGGACAACAAGCAAAAGATATGGCAGATAGAGATACTAATAAAATTGAAGATATTATTGCTGCGAGTATAGGAAAAAGCGTTGTTTTTGTAAATGATATTGAAGAAGAGCTTGGCATGACCGCAGGTACAGTTAGTAAGCCTTTTTCTGCATTAGAAGAAATTAGTAAAGATGAATTTGAAATACCTGTAGATTTAGAAATTAAAATTAAAGAAATTTTTTCATAA
- a CDS encoding DUF2779 domain-containing protein, with the protein MNFSKSLYTKGIQCSKALWLKKYNKEVLTTPDATVLAHFETGNVVGNLASKLFPNGLEVTYDASNFNNMVETTKQWMDEGLEYIYEATFLYDDILILVDVLKSTPDGVEIYEVKSSSSVKEIHLHDVSIQKYVLEQLGYTVTSSNIVHIDSSYVRGDELDLNRLFRVINVSNEVNALQVDIPQRLKEFETCLSDHENEPDIDIGAHCNRPYACDAKDYCWRTQRNIPDYSVFNIFNLGSKKQIELYKQGIVRIENIPDDLSMTPIQKQKVDNWKSQVSYIDKENIKAFLDTLTYPIYHLDFETFQQAVPEWEGMSPYQQIPFQYSLHIEHEDGTLEHKKFLGADSIDPRYNLARRLIEDIPRDVTVLAYNMSFEKGVNVKLAESFEEFSEHLLAINENMKDLMYPFQKQYYVMPEMQGSYSIKYVLPALIPEMAQAYKELDGIQNGSDAMNAFPRLSSMEVLEKEKTRNALLEYCKLDTLAMVKILERLKELNEENV; encoded by the coding sequence ATGAACTTCTCTAAATCACTCTACACAAAAGGTATCCAGTGTTCTAAAGCCCTCTGGCTAAAAAAATACAACAAAGAGGTACTTACAACTCCTGATGCAACTGTACTGGCACACTTTGAAACGGGTAATGTCGTCGGTAATCTTGCAAGTAAGCTTTTCCCTAATGGTCTAGAAGTAACTTATGATGCCAGCAATTTCAACAATATGGTCGAGACTACAAAGCAATGGATGGATGAAGGTCTGGAATACATCTATGAGGCGACTTTTTTATATGATGATATCCTTATTCTAGTCGATGTCCTGAAAAGTACACCGGATGGTGTCGAGATTTATGAAGTGAAAAGCTCTAGCAGTGTTAAAGAGATTCACTTGCATGATGTCTCTATTCAGAAGTATGTGCTTGAACAGCTAGGATATACAGTTACAAGCAGTAATATTGTACATATTGACAGTTCCTATGTCCGAGGTGATGAACTTGACCTGAACAGGCTTTTCAGGGTCATAAATGTAAGTAATGAAGTCAATGCTCTGCAAGTAGACATCCCGCAAAGGCTTAAAGAATTTGAAACCTGTCTGTCTGACCATGAGAACGAACCAGATATCGATATCGGGGCCCACTGCAACAGGCCTTATGCATGTGATGCAAAAGACTACTGCTGGAGGACTCAGAGGAATATACCTGACTACTCAGTATTCAACATTTTTAATCTTGGCAGTAAAAAACAGATAGAACTCTACAAACAGGGGATTGTACGGATCGAAAATATTCCCGATGATCTATCTATGACACCTATACAAAAACAAAAAGTAGATAACTGGAAAAGTCAGGTGAGCTACATTGACAAGGAAAACATTAAAGCCTTTCTTGATACGTTAACTTACCCTATCTATCATCTTGACTTTGAGACCTTTCAACAGGCTGTTCCTGAATGGGAAGGGATGAGCCCATATCAACAGATACCTTTTCAGTACTCACTTCATATTGAACATGAAGATGGGACTTTGGAGCATAAAAAGTTTCTTGGAGCTGATAGCATCGATCCCCGTTACAATTTGGCCAGAAGACTTATTGAAGATATTCCACGAGATGTAACAGTTTTGGCCTATAACATGAGTTTTGAAAAAGGCGTCAATGTAAAGTTGGCTGAAAGCTTTGAAGAGTTCTCAGAGCATCTATTGGCTATCAATGAAAATATGAAAGATTTGATGTACCCATTTCAAAAGCAGTACTACGTTATGCCTGAGATGCAGGGAAGCTATTCGATCAAATATGTCTTGCCTGCACTGATACCTGAGATGGCACAAGCATATAAAGAGTTGGACGGTATCCAAAATGGCAGTGATGCGATGAATGCATTCCCTCGACTTTCCAGTATGGAAGTACTAGAGAAAGAAAAGACGAGAAATGCTCTGCTTGAGTACTGTAAACTTGATACGTTGGCAATGGTAAAGATTTTAGAGAGGCTGAAAGAGCTAAATGAAGAAAATGTATAA